The sequence TCCCGGGTCGGCGCGGCCGTGACCACGGTGACCCGGGTCAGTGGAACCACGGCGCCGTGGCGGGGCCACTCAGTGAGCCGCCGCCACGCCTCTTCCAGAGGGAGCGGGGCCGTGCGTTCGAAAGAGAAGGTGGGCACGGCACGATCGTAGGGAATGGGCGCCGGTCACCTGCGCCTTCGCCCCAGGCTCACCCGCTCGGCGCAGTCGGGTGTCCGCGAGACGTCGTATCCGGGAACAGTCGGTGCGAGAGCGGAGGGACGGCGGCCGCCCGCTTACGCTTCCTGCCATGGGCCGGGCAACCAGCCCGCCCGCATGGGGAGTTGATCCACATGCCACTGAAGACCTACGGCGTCCTGATCGCCCGGGCCATCGGCACCCGGCGCGAGGGCGCGCAGGACAGCCCGCACTATCAGATCCACCTCACCGACGACCAGGGAACGCACTACCGCGCCGCGGTCAACGTGCTCTCCCAGCAGAAGCCCGCCGACCTGCTCTACCTGGTCGCCGACGACTTCCGGCACCCGGTGACCACCCGGCTGGAGGGCCTGTCCGGCGGCTGGAACCCGCTGCCGCCCGATCCCGGCGGACCGAACCTCGACTTCGTGCGCGGCAACCTCTTCGACCCGGCGCGCCTGCGTACGCTGCCGGCGGACGTCGCGGGCCCCGACAACGACCTCGCGGACCTCCTCGACCACTACGTGCGGCGCGCGGTGGACGACCCGGACGCACGCCTGCACCTCTTCGGCGCCCGCTTCGGCCCCGAACCGCATGTCAAGGACAAGGTGTTCGGCTTCCTGCCCGGCAACGGCGTCCACGACATCCATATGAACCAGGGCAACAGCGGGCGCTTCATCGGTGACGACGGGGTCTTCCAGGACGGCGGGCTGCTGCTGCACTTCCCCGGCGAGTCCCGCTGGGTCGGGATCTTCCTCGCCTTCCAGAGCCAGTCCTGGCACACCGACGACACCACCGGCCGCCCCCTCGACGGCGTCGACGGCACCCGGCCCAAGCCCGGCACGCGACCCGTACGCATCGTGTCGGCGCTCGTCCACCCCACGGGCGCCGCGCCCGAGGCGGAGACCGTGACTCTCCTCAACGCCTCGCCCGAGCCGGTCGACCTGAGCGGCTGGCGCCTCGTCGACCGCGAGGTCGGGAGCGCGCGGGTATCCTCCGCGGCCCCCCTCGCGCCGGGCGCCTCTCTCGCCGTCACCCTCGCCGACGGCAGCCGGGTCGGGAACCACGGCGGCGAGATCACGCTCCTCGACCCGGCGGGCCTCAAGGTGCACGGCGTCTCGTACACCGCCGAACAGGCCGCGCGTGAGGGCTGGTCCGTGGTGTTCTGACGCACGGCGCGTCAGGGCCGGTGCACCGTCCCCGGCTCCGCCTTCCCGGGCGCCGGCGGCTGAGGGAACACTCCGACTTCGCTCCGTTCGCCTCGTGGCGGTCGAGGGTCCCGAACCGGGCCGGTGCCCCGTGCGCCGCCTCGGTGCGCACCGAGCTCGGTGCCGTGGTGTCGACCTGAGCGCAGCCGGACACCTTCAGCGCCAGGCAGGCGGCCGCCGAGGCGAGGGCGGCCGGGCGCACCCTTCGCCCCTCTTTGCTCCCTCTTTGCCCATCTTCATGGCGGCGGGCTGCGGGGCGCCGGGTGCGTCCCGGACGGTGTCGAAGAAGGCATGCCGGAGCTGTACACAGTGCGTATAGGCGCTTCGCGAAGGGCCCTGGGACGTCCGACGGCAGGGTCGTCCCTCGTCGTAGCACCATGGAGGTGCGGGGGAAACGACCCCGGCGAGAGGACGAGCCCATGCGCTTCCGGGACCGTGCCGAGGCCGGACGGGCACTCGCCGGCCTGCTGAGCGAACTGCGTGAGCGGGGCGAACTCCCCGACCCCCTGGTCCTGGCCCTGCCCCGCGGCGGGATCGCCGTGGCCGCGCCCGTCGCCCGGGCCCTCGACGCCCCGCTCGACGTGCTCGTCGTGCGCAAGATCGGCGCCCCGCACCACGAGGAGTTCGCCGTCGGCGCCCTCGCCGCCGACGACCCGCCCCTCTTCGACGCGGACACCCTCGAACGGCTGGGCCTGACCGAGCGGCGACTCGCCCCGGTCGTGGAGCGGGAACGGCGCGAGCTGGCCCGGCGTGAACGCCGCTACCGCGGAGACCGGCCTCCCCCGGACGTGAAGGGCCGTACCGTGATCGTCGTGGACGACGGCCTGGCCACCGGCGCCACCGCCCGCGCCGCCCTGCGCCATGTACGGCGCAGGTCCCCGGCCCGCACCGTGCTGGCCGTCCCGGTCGGCCCTCCCGACTCCCTCGACCTGCTCGCCGGCGAGGCCGACACCGTCGTGTGCCCGTACCGGCCCGCCGCCTTCTGCGCCGTCGGCCAGTGGTACGACGACTTCGCCCAGCTGACCGACGCCGACGTGCTCGACGTACTCGACGCGCTGCACGCCCGCTGAGCGCCCGGGGAGCGACGATGCCCGAACTCGACGAGGAGGAGGCGCGACGCCGGTTCACCGCGGCCCGGGTGGCCCGGCTGGCCACCGTCGGCCCGGCGGGCCGCCCCCACCAGGTGCCGGTGGTCTTCGCGGCGCACACCGCCGACGGCACCGACCGGCTCGTGACCGCCGTCGACCACAAGCCCAAGACCACCACCCGCCTCGTCCGGCTCCGCAACATCGCGGCGCACCCGCCGGTCTGCCTGCTCGCGGACGCCTACGACGAGAACTGGGACCAGCTGTGGTGGGTCCGCGCCGACGGCGAGGCCCGCGTCATGCCGCCCGACGCGGCCGACCCCGCCCTACGGCACACGTACGAGACCGCCGTGGCGCTGCTGTGCGCGAAGTACCCGCAGTACCGGGACCGCCCGCCCGCCGGTCCGGTGATCACCGTCACGGTGCGGAGATGGACCGGATGGGAGGCTCGGGCGCCCGTCTGAGGCGGTGGAGACCCGCCCGTCCGTGACAACACCGTGCACACCAGTAGTACCGGAAGGCCACGCGGAGTAACCTCGGGTGCCATGACGCGCACGGGGGAGCGAGCCGTCAAGTCGCGGTTACGGACGCCACCTTGGATCGCCCGCATCGAAGAGCCGGACGGGCGGGTCCTCGGTGCGGGGGTGCTGCTCGCGCCCGACCGGGTGCTCACCGCGGCCCATGTCGTCGGTCCGGGCCGGTCCTACGTCATCCACTTCGTCGGCGTTCCCGGCGTGCCCGGCGTCGCCGCCACGGCGGTCGCGGACGAGCACGTACCGCAGCGGGAGGACGCCTTCGGCGACCGCAGCGGCGATCTGGCCCTGCTGCGGCTGGCCCGGCCGCTGCCCGCCGAGCACGCCACCCGGCTCTACCGGCTCGCCTCCCCGCACGGGCCGGTGAGCATGTACGGCTTCCCGGCCGGCGACGACGGCGGCCGCTGGCACGGCGCCACCCTGGTCGCCGCCCGCGGCCGGGACAACCAGGTGCAACTGCGCCCGCAGACCCCGGACGAACGCGCCGAACCCGGCTTCAGCGGCGCGGGAGTGGTCGACCACGCCACCGACGAGGTCATCGGCATCGTCCTCAGCGTCGACGAGGGACCGGGCTCGGTCTTCAGCTACATGAGCCCCACCGAGACCATCCTGAGTCATCTGCCGCAGATCGCCGCCTGGACCGAGGGCGCCGAGGCCGTCGACCCGGCGCTGCGCACCGGCGCCACGGATGCAGCGGGCCGGCTCGACGTGTCCTTCGCCACCGAACTCGCCTGCTGGTTCCGGGGCGAGGGCTGGCCGGTGCTCGTCACCGTCGTCCCCGCCCGCAGCGGCCGTGACTGGACCCTCACCCGTGCCATCACCCTGGCCGACCGGGAACTGCGCACCCGGCACAACACCAGCGCCTTCAGCCACGACCCGCCCGAGACCGTGCCCCCCGCCGGCGGCCACGATCTCGCCCTGGACGTCCGTGGCATGACGGTTCATCAGGTACTGGACCGGATCGCGGGACGCCTGGGCATCCGCGGCGACCCCCGGCCCGAGCAGCTGGACGCCCTGCGCGTCCCGCTCGCCGCCGTCGTGGTCGGCGTCGACCAGGCGGCCGAACCCGACGCCCTGCTGGGCCTGCTGGACCGGCTCGCCCAGCAAGGGGCCCGCCTGCTGCTGGTCTTCCGCCGCCGCGGCGGCCGCGCCGCCCACGCCGCCGAATCCTTCGTCCGGCGCCCGCTGCACGACCGCTGGGTCCAGCTCGGCCACGAACTCGACCGCATCGTGGACGAGTTGGGACCAGCACTCGACGAGCGGCGCGACCGCGTCCTGCCGGACCCCGGAACCAGGCCCCTGCTGGAACAGGCCGAGGCCGGCGTACGACGCACCCGGATGCTGCGCGCCTGGGTCGCCCACACCCCCGAGGGCGAGCGCGAACCCCGGCGGGCCGACCTGATGTTCACCTTCGAGGACGCCGCCGAACGCCGCCGGCAGCGTCTGGAACAGGCGCTCTCGGCCCTCGACGCCCGCACGCGCCGCCGCGAGGAACTCCTCGGCCGCGTCAGCGCCGAATGGCCGCTGTGCAGGGAACGGGCCGCGGCCCAGGGCGACCGGGTCATGGAGGCCTACCAGCTCTACGAACGCGCCCTGGCACTGCTGCGGCAGACCCCCTGCGACGTGGACCGGGCGGAGCGCGCCGTCGACCGGTTCATCGGATTCTGCTCCGGCACGGCATCCTGGACGGAGGGCGCCCCATGACCTCGTGCATCCGGCCCGGCTGCGCGGGCCGCATCATGGGCACCGGCTACTGCGACACCTGCGGACACCGGCACCAGGAACCGCGGACCGAGCCGCCGTCCGCACCGCCCGGCCCCGGCGCGGAGGAGCCGCCCGGCCCGCAGCCCACCCACGCCGTCGCCGGCGTCGGCGAACTCGACCAGCACGGACTGGTCCGGCTGCCCGACGTCCCGGTCCCCGAGGACGGGCTCGTCGAGGACCCCAGGCCGCCCACCGGCGGCCGCCGCTGCGGCGCGCTCGGCTGCACCATGACCATCGGCGTCGGCTACGGCGGACAGCCCGCCCGGGCCACCGGCCGCTGCCCGCGCTGCGGCACCCCCTACTCGTTCCTGCCCCAGCTGAACCAGGGCGACGTGGTCGCCGGCCACTACCACGTCCTCGGCTGTCTGGCCCGCGGCGGCCTCGGCTGGATCCACCTCGCCGAGGACACCCGCGCCGACGGCTACCGCGTCGTCCTCAAAGGGCTGATCAACGTCCACGACGCGCTCGCCCGCCGCAACGCCGTCGAGGAACGCCACTCGCTCACCGACCTGCACCACCCCGACATCGTCCGCATCATCACCTACGCCGAGCACGAGGTCAGTGGCAGCTCGCCCACCGGCTACCTGGTCATGGACTACATCGGCGGCCGCTCCCTGCAGCGGCTCTTCGCCGCCGAGGACACCGAACGGATCTTCCACGGCCGCCCCCGTCTCGACCACGTCCTCACCTACGGCTGCAAGATCCTCGGCGCCCTGCAGTACATGCACGAACGCGGGCTGCTCTACTGCGACATGAAGCCCGACAACGTCATCCACTTCGGACGGGCCGTCAAGGTCATCGACCTCGGCGCGGTCCGCGCGATCGGCGACCGCGCCTCCGCCTACGTGTACACCGCGGTCTACGCCCCGCCCAAGGAGGAGATCGACCGTCGCGGCTGGCACGTCGACAGCGACCTCTACACCGTGGGCAGGACCTTGCAGGACCTGTACGAGGCCACCGAGCCGCCCCGGGGCCTCGCCTCCGACTCCTTCCGCCGCCTGATCGACCGCGCCACCCACGCCGAGCCCCGCGCCCGGTTCCGCTCGGCCGCCGAGATGTCCCGTCAACTGTGGGAAGTGCTGCGCGAGTTCCGCTCGCTGCAGTTCGGCGAGCAGCTGCCCGAGAGCTCCACCCGGTTCCGTGCCACCGACGCCAGTCTCGACGCCGGGCTCGGCGCGATCCCCTCCCTGGACCACTGGACCGGCCGGCCCGGGGAACACCCCGCCGCCCTCGACGTCTCCCCGCCCCGGCCGCCGAGGTCGCCGGCGTCCTGCCGGAGCCGGTTCCCGACCCCGACGACGGCGCCGCCCTGCTGCTGGACACCTTCCCGCCCGACGCGCCCGACCGGGTCGCCCGGCAGTGGCCCCGCGAATCCCGCCTCGGCACCCCCGAGACCGCGCTGTGGCTGTGCCGCGCCCACCTCAGAAGAGGCGAGCAGGACGAGGCCCGGAGCTGGCTGGCCGAGGCCGCCACCCAGCTCGGCGAACGCGCCGCCGCCTACGACTGGCGCATCGCCTGGCACCGCGGCGTCCTGCATCTGAGCCGGGCCGAGGTACGGGAGGCCGGCCACTGCTTCGAGGCCGTCTACCGGGCGCTGCCCGGCGAGTACGTGCCCAAGCTCGCCCTCGGCTACTGCGCCGAACACGGCGGCGACCAGCGCACGCGGCGCGCCATGCGGTTCTACGAGGCCGTCTGGGCCCGGGACTTCGCCCACACCGCCGCCGCGTTCGGCCTGGCCCGCGGCCACCTCCTGGCCGGCGACCGGGACGCGGCCGTACGCGTCCTCGACGACGTCCCCTCCACCTCCCGGCACTACGACGCCGCCCGGATCGCGGCCGTGCGGGTTCGGGCCGGCATCCTGCACGGCCTCGCCCCGTCGGCGGACGATCTGCGGGACGCGGACCGGCGGCTGCCCGAGCTGCGCCTGGACGGCGGCGCCGCCGACGGCGAATCACGGGCCCGGCTGGTCGCCGAGGTTCGCGAGAACATCCTGCGCTGCCGTCCCGAGGACGGCTGGGGATCCGGGTTCCCCGCCGGTGACCTGCTCGGCTCCGGCGCCGAGGGCACGCTGCGCGCGCTGCTGGAGCAGTCCTTCCGGCACCTGGCGGCGCAGGCGCGCACCGCGGGCGAACACGGCCGGCTGCTCGACCTGGCGCACGCCGTGCGGCCGATGACCACGTTCTGAGCACGCGCGACACACAACCGCCCACAGGGAAGCGAGGGGGACGCGGCCATGAGCGTGCCCGAGCACGCGGAGAACGCCCAGAACGCCGGGGGCAGCGTCGAGGTGACGCTCGCCGTCGGCCAGCAGAAGGAACTGCCCGTCCTGCCCGCCGCGGCCGGGCGGCCGCCCGACCGCGAGATGCACGCCATCCTGGAGATCGGGGTCACCAGTGGCGGCACCCCGGGGATCGCCTCCGGGCCCGCCCGCGGGTCCCGACCCGTCCTCGCCGAGGTGCTGATCGTCGACACCTCCCGTTCCATGCTCCACCCGGCCGCCAAACTGCACGCCGCGAAGGACGCCACGGCCGCCGCGATCCGGCTGCTGCCCGAGGGAACCGCCTTCGCCGTGCTCTCCGGCCGGTTCGACGCCACCGTGGTCCACCCCGGGGCGGGTCTGGCCGTGATGTCCGTCGCGGAGTCCGCCGAACGTGAGGCCGCCGAGCGCGCCGTACGCATCCTGGAGGCGGACGGCGGCACCGCCATCGGCACCTGGCTCGATCTGGCCCGGCGGCTGCTCAAACAGCAGTCCGCGCCGATCAAGCACGTCCTGCTGCTCACCGACGGGCGCAACGAGCACGACGACCGGAGCCCCAGCCGGCTGGACACCGTGCTCGACGCCTGCGAGGGACGGTTCGTCTGCGACGCCTGGGGGATCGGCGACGACTGGGACGCCGACCTCCTGCTGACCATCACCCGGCGGCTGCACGGCCGGGCGGGCGCGGTCCGCCACGAGTCCGAACTGCCCGCCGTGTACGAGGAGTTGATGAACGGACTGCTGGGCACGGCCGTACCTGAGCTGCGCATCAGGCTCACCCCGACCCCCGGCACGGTGATCCGCCAGGTCAAGCAGGTGGTGCCGAACGAACAGGAACTCCTCGCCACCGGAGCCGAGTTCGGTGAACGCGGCGTCGAGTACGTCACCCGGGCCTGGGGCGAGGAGAGCCGGCACTTCCAGGTCGTCCTGACCGCCGACCCGACCGAACGCGAGATCGGCGAGGACCTCCAGCTCGCCGCGGTGGACGTGGTCGTACCCGACTTCGGGCGCACGGTACGGCTGCCCGCGCCGCGGCCGATCCTGGTCCGCTGGACCGACGACCCGCGCGACGCCTCCCGGCAGCATCCCGGGGTCCGCCGCCACGAGCTGTACCGGCAGGCGAGCGCCGCAGCGGTCCGGGCCCACCGGGCCTGGCTGCGCGGCGCGGAGGGCCGGGCGACGGCGGACCGGGAACTCGCCCGGGCGCTGGCACTGGCCGTGGAACTGGGCGATGCCCCCCTGCTGCACGAACTGCGCCGGATCGAGGCCGCACCGGGTACCGGCCGGGTCCGCGACGGTCTCAGGGACGTCGACTGGCAGCATCTGATCCTCTCCACCGCCATGACCACACCACCGCGGCAGCCGGACGCCGGTCCACCCCCCGCCGGCCCGCCCGAAGCGCATCCACCGGCCGCGCCCGGACCTGACGAACTCATCGAGTGCCCGGGCTGCCGATGGATCGGCCCGGCGGACTCCGTGTACTGCGGCGGCGACTGCGGGCGCCTTCTGAAGGGGGCCCGATGAGCGGCGGCACGGGTACGGGAGGCCGGGTGCGTCCGCGGACGGCCACCGCCGTCCGCCCCGCCTTCGGCCCCCGCGCCCCAGCCCCCCTGCCCCGCCTGCTCGGCCGCCTCCTGGGGGCCGGGCCGCGCCCGCCGGACGGCGCCAGTACGACCGCCCACGACCTCGCCGTGTGCCGCCGGCTGCTGCTGGCCCTGTCGGCCCTGCTGACCCTGTCCCTGTTCCTCTCCTACGAGGGCGTGCACGGCGACGCGAACCCGCTGCGCACCTCCAGCGCCCCCGCCGTCCTCGCCATCGACACCGCGCTGTACGCGCTCGACCAGGCGCAGGCGGACGCGACCGCGACACCGCCGTCCCCCAGCGAGTTCCAGAAGCAGATCTCGGTGGCGGCGCAGAGCCTGTCCCGGGCCGCCGCGGGCGACGTGGGCGGGCCCGCGGGCCGACAGGCCGTGCAGACCGTCTCCGGACTGATCGCCGGGTACACCGGCATGATCCAGAAAGCCCAGGCGGAGCCCGAGACAAGCGTGCTGCGGGAGGCCTACCTCAGCTACGCGACCAGCATGCTGAAGGCCGGCGACTCCGGCATCGAGGCCCGGCTGACCGAGCTGCAGCGCGGACAACTGGCGGCGGTCGGACGGCAGACCTCCTTCGGGCCGCTGCTCTGGTTCGGCTGGAGCGTGGCCGCGCTGTTCCTCGTGGCGCTCGGCGCGGCCCTGGTGGAGACGCAGCTTTTCCTGCGCCGCCGGCTGCGGCGCAGGTACAACCGCCAACTCATCGCCACGGGCGTCCTGTCGGCCACCGGGTTCGGGGCCCTGCTGCTGTTCACGGTGTGGACCCACCAGGGCATGGCGGACACCCGCGCCCTGCTCGACGGCGCGCCGACCGGCTCGGACATTCCCGACGCGGGGCGGCACACCGCCTCGTATCTCGCGCACACCGGCTTCCGCGCGGCGGCCTCGGTGTGGATCGTGATAGGAGGTGTCGTGCTCATGGTGCTGACCGAGACGGGGCTCAGGCCGCACATCAACGACTACCGGTTCAGGCCCCGGTGAGCGCCCCCGGCAGCGGCCCCGCGACGGCCGTACCCGGCGCCCGGCGCCGCCCCACCCGGCACCTCGTGCGCGTGGTCACCGCGGTGGCCGGCTGTCTTGCCGTGCTGGCGGCGGCCGTCGTGGCGGGCGTCCACACCCTCGGGCGGGAACCGACCGTCACCCTGCTGGCCAACTGGACCGGCCCGGACGCGCGGCACTTCCGGGACAGGGTGATCGCCCCCTTCGAACACGCTCATCACATCCACGTCGACTACCAGGGCAGTTCCGCCGAGAGCCAGGTGCTCAGCGCCGACATGGAGGCCGGTACACCCCCCGACGTCGTGGTGCTCACCGGCCCGGGCGAACTCGCCGACTACGTGGGGCGAGGACAGCTCTTCCCCGTCGAAGACCTCATCCCCGAGAAGGCTTTCAGCACCTCCTGGGCCACACCGCTGCGGGGGCACGTGTACTGGTTCCCACTCAAGGCCGACATCAAGAGCATCGTCTGGTACCCGAAGGGGACCACCGGCCCGCAGCTGACGCAGGCGGGGAAACGGCCCGAACAGTGGTGCCTGGGCATGGGGTCAGGCGCCACCAGCGGCTGGCCCGGCACCGACTGGATCGAGGACATCCTCCTGCAGCAGTCCGGCCCGCGGGTCTACCAGCGGTGGGCGCGCGGCCTTCTGCCCTGGCAGTCCAAGGAGGTGGAACGGGCCTGGCGGACCTGGAAGGACCTGGTCGGTGCGGGAGGATCCCGGGACCTCGTGGCGCGGGCCCTGAAGACCGACTACCAGGACGCCTCCCAGCTGGTCGCGCAGCGGCCGCGGCAGTGCATGCTGGAACACCAGGCGTCCTTCGTGCGCACCTACGGCCCCTGGAAGGACGCGCACGGCGTCTACCAGCCCTCGTCCCGGCTGATCCCCGGCGCGAGGTCCAGGAACACCTGGGAGGTCTCCGGCGACCTGGTGGCCCTGCTGCACGACACCCCGCAGGCGCGGCAGCTGATCAGCCACCTCGCCTCCACCGACGCCCAGCAGGCATGGAACGCCTCGGAGTCCGGCTTCTCGGTGGACAGCGCGGCGCGGCCGGCCGCAGGCTCCGCCGACTGGCACCGCTCCCTGGCCGGCGCCCTGCTGAACCGCGAGGCGGTCCGCTGTTTCGATGCCTCCGACGCCATGCCGCCCGCCGTCCGTGACGCCTTCGCCCAGGCCACCATCGACTTCCTCGCCGACCCGCGCGACCTGGGCGGGCTGCTGAAGAACCTGGACAGCCTGCGCAGCGACGAGGAGCTGACCTGGCTGCCGTCGGTCTGCGACCGTGGTACCTGAGCGTGTGCGGCCGAGACCGGCCGGTGTGTCCCGCGTGCGGACACACCGGCCTGCGACGGGCTGCCTCAGGCCCGGCTCCAGGGAAGCCTCAGCTCCCGCCCCTGCGCCCGTCCCGCCTCGGCGGCCGGGCGGCGGGTGGCGGGGTCCAGCGCGTTGTCGCCGATCGCGGCCCGCGACGCCTCGTCCGGCCCGACGACCACGACCTCGGCCCCCCGGGCGCGCAGCTCCTCCACGGCCCGCTCCAGCGGCTGCTCGCTGGGGAACGGCTCGGTGGTCCCCAGCGGCACGATCACCAGCACCCGGTCAGCGCCCGCGGCGTAGTCGACGTTGGCGATGGACCGCACACCGCCGTCCACGTACCGGCGCCCGCCGATCGTCACCGGCGGCCACACACCCGGCACCGCACAGCTCGCCGCGACGGCGTCGACCAGGGGAACACCCGAATCCCGGTCGAAGACGCTCGGCTCCCCGCTCTCGGCGTCCACCGCGACGACCTTGAGCGCACGGTCCGGCCAGCCGTGGGACGGCAGCCGCGACTCGATCACCGCGCGCCGATCCGTCTCCGGCACGGTCCGCGCCTCGAGCGCCACCCGTCCGACGGCGCGCCGCAGCTCCGGCACCGAGGCGGCGGAGCCCGTCGCCGCGCCGATCTCCGCGGCGAACTCCTCCAGGTCCATCTCGGCCATGATCTCGGCCGCCTGCAACGCGGGATCCACCTGCCGGGCGTACAGGTCCTCCAGCCCCAGACCGCTGCCCAGCTGAGCCGCCACGGTCGCCCCCGCCGAGGTCCCGAGCAGGAGATCGGCTCCGGTCACGTCCTGCCCGGTGTCGGCGAGCCCCGCCAGCAGCCCGGTGGTCCACGCGATACCGCCCACACCGCCGCCGCCCAGCACCAACGCCTCGGTCATGTCAGCTCCTTGAAGTCCGTGATCCATGAAGTCGGTGATCCACAGAGAAGGACGCCTCACGGGGCGCCAGGATTCCCACGGGCGCCACAGACGTCCCGATGGCACTGCGCGGGCCGGGCGAACGGGCCCGGCGGCGACCGGCCGGGCGCGTCGGACATGCCGGACGGGGCGCCCGCCTCGTAGCCTGAAGTGGACGCAGACGCCCGGGAGCGGGACGTGGGCACGGGGGACGGGAGGTCGCCCCATGAACAGGCGCTGGACCGCCCGGCCGGCCCTGCTGGCGGGCGCGGCGGCGGTGGCGGTGCCGCTGGTCTTCGCCGGGCTCCACGGCCTCGTACTCGTGGCGGTGGGAGCGGCCGTCAGCCCCGGCCGCCTCTCCTTCCCTTGGCCCGTCCCCGGCCCGCCTCGGTCCCGCCGCCCGCCGACCCGTGCCCTGCCTCGTACGGATCGGCCGCGGCACCGCAGGGCGCCTCCTCCTCCAGTTCCCGCCGGGCCGTTCGGAGGTCCTGCCGCGCCTCCTCGCTCACCACGGGATAGCGCGGGTCGATGTCCATCAGGGTGTGGGCGAGGATCGCCGCCGTGCAGATCCGCGCGAACCACTTCCGGTCCGCCGGTACGACGTACCAGGGAGCCCATGGCGTACTGGTCGCCGAGAGCATCTCGGAGAACGCCCGTTGGTACGCGTCCCAGTGGCGCCGCTCCCGGACGTCGGCCGCGGAGAACTTCCAGTTCTTCTCCGGCAGGTCGATCCGCTTCAGGAAGCGGATGCGCTGCTCCTCCTCGGACAGGTTCAAGAAGACCTTCACCACCCTGAACCCGTTGTCCGTGAGATAGCGCTCCCAGTCGTTGATCTCGCGGTACCGCCGCGCCCAGACGTCGTCTTCACGTGCCTGCTCCGGCAGCTTCTGCCGGATGAGGTTCTCGGGGTGCACGCGTACGACGAGAACCTCCTCGTAGTGGGAGCGGTTGAAGATGGCGATCTCACCGCGCGCGGGCAGGCGCCGGACGTAGCGCCACAGATAGTCGTGGCTCAGTTCCTCGCTGGAAGGCACCTTGAAGCTGCTCACCTTCACGCCCTGCGGATTGACACCGCTCATCACGTGCCGGATCGTGCCGTCCTTGCCGCCGGCGTCCAGCGCCTGGAGGCACAGC is a genomic window of Streptomyces griseochromogenes containing:
- a CDS encoding tetratricopeptide repeat protein, with the protein product MGSAARVPLAAVRRAAARELHPVPCHRRQSRRRARRDPLPGPLDRPARGTPRRPRRLPAPAAEVAGVLPEPVPDPDDGAALLLDTFPPDAPDRVARQWPRESRLGTPETALWLCRAHLRRGEQDEARSWLAEAATQLGERAAAYDWRIAWHRGVLHLSRAEVREAGHCFEAVYRALPGEYVPKLALGYCAEHGGDQRTRRAMRFYEAVWARDFAHTAAAFGLARGHLLAGDRDAAVRVLDDVPSTSRHYDAARIAAVRVRAGILHGLAPSADDLRDADRRLPELRLDGGAADGESRARLVAEVRENILRCRPEDGWGSGFPAGDLLGSGAEGTLRALLEQSFRHLAAQARTAGEHGRLLDLAHAVRPMTTF
- a CDS encoding TIGR03668 family PPOX class F420-dependent oxidoreductase yields the protein MPELDEEEARRRFTAARVARLATVGPAGRPHQVPVVFAAHTADGTDRLVTAVDHKPKTTTRLVRLRNIAAHPPVCLLADAYDENWDQLWWVRADGEARVMPPDAADPALRHTYETAVALLCAKYPQYRDRPPAGPVITVTVRRWTGWEARAPV
- a CDS encoding ABC transporter substrate-binding protein encodes the protein MSAPGSGPATAVPGARRRPTRHLVRVVTAVAGCLAVLAAAVVAGVHTLGREPTVTLLANWTGPDARHFRDRVIAPFEHAHHIHVDYQGSSAESQVLSADMEAGTPPDVVVLTGPGELADYVGRGQLFPVEDLIPEKAFSTSWATPLRGHVYWFPLKADIKSIVWYPKGTTGPQLTQAGKRPEQWCLGMGSGATSGWPGTDWIEDILLQQSGPRVYQRWARGLLPWQSKEVERAWRTWKDLVGAGGSRDLVARALKTDYQDASQLVAQRPRQCMLEHQASFVRTYGPWKDAHGVYQPSSRLIPGARSRNTWEVSGDLVALLHDTPQARQLISHLASTDAQQAWNASESGFSVDSAARPAAGSADWHRSLAGALLNREAVRCFDASDAMPPAVRDAFAQATIDFLADPRDLGGLLKNLDSLRSDEELTWLPSVCDRGT
- a CDS encoding trypsin-like peptidase domain-containing protein, coding for MTRTGERAVKSRLRTPPWIARIEEPDGRVLGAGVLLAPDRVLTAAHVVGPGRSYVIHFVGVPGVPGVAATAVADEHVPQREDAFGDRSGDLALLRLARPLPAEHATRLYRLASPHGPVSMYGFPAGDDGGRWHGATLVAARGRDNQVQLRPQTPDERAEPGFSGAGVVDHATDEVIGIVLSVDEGPGSVFSYMSPTETILSHLPQIAAWTEGAEAVDPALRTGATDAAGRLDVSFATELACWFRGEGWPVLVTVVPARSGRDWTLTRAITLADRELRTRHNTSAFSHDPPETVPPAGGHDLALDVRGMTVHQVLDRIAGRLGIRGDPRPEQLDALRVPLAAVVVGVDQAAEPDALLGLLDRLAQQGARLLLVFRRRGGRAAHAAESFVRRPLHDRWVQLGHELDRIVDELGPALDERRDRVLPDPGTRPLLEQAEAGVRRTRMLRAWVAHTPEGEREPRRADLMFTFEDAAERRRQRLEQALSALDARTRRREELLGRVSAEWPLCRERAAAQGDRVMEAYQLYERALALLRQTPCDVDRAERAVDRFIGFCSGTASWTEGAP
- a CDS encoding VWA domain-containing protein, translated to MSVPEHAENAQNAGGSVEVTLAVGQQKELPVLPAAAGRPPDREMHAILEIGVTSGGTPGIASGPARGSRPVLAEVLIVDTSRSMLHPAAKLHAAKDATAAAIRLLPEGTAFAVLSGRFDATVVHPGAGLAVMSVAESAEREAAERAVRILEADGGTAIGTWLDLARRLLKQQSAPIKHVLLLTDGRNEHDDRSPSRLDTVLDACEGRFVCDAWGIGDDWDADLLLTITRRLHGRAGAVRHESELPAVYEELMNGLLGTAVPELRIRLTPTPGTVIRQVKQVVPNEQELLATGAEFGERGVEYVTRAWGEESRHFQVVLTADPTEREIGEDLQLAAVDVVVPDFGRTVRLPAPRPILVRWTDDPRDASRQHPGVRRHELYRQASAAAVRAHRAWLRGAEGRATADRELARALALAVELGDAPLLHELRRIEAAPGTGRVRDGLRDVDWQHLILSTAMTTPPRQPDAGPPPAGPPEAHPPAAPGPDELIECPGCRWIGPADSVYCGGDCGRLLKGAR
- a CDS encoding phosphoribosyltransferase, which codes for MRFRDRAEAGRALAGLLSELRERGELPDPLVLALPRGGIAVAAPVARALDAPLDVLVVRKIGAPHHEEFAVGALAADDPPLFDADTLERLGLTERRLAPVVERERRELARRERRYRGDRPPPDVKGRTVIVVDDGLATGATARAALRHVRRRSPARTVLAVPVGPPDSLDLLAGEADTVVCPYRPAAFCAVGQWYDDFAQLTDADVLDVLDALHAR
- a CDS encoding DUF2278 family protein, yielding MPLKTYGVLIARAIGTRREGAQDSPHYQIHLTDDQGTHYRAAVNVLSQQKPADLLYLVADDFRHPVTTRLEGLSGGWNPLPPDPGGPNLDFVRGNLFDPARLRTLPADVAGPDNDLADLLDHYVRRAVDDPDARLHLFGARFGPEPHVKDKVFGFLPGNGVHDIHMNQGNSGRFIGDDGVFQDGGLLLHFPGESRWVGIFLAFQSQSWHTDDTTGRPLDGVDGTRPKPGTRPVRIVSALVHPTGAAPEAETVTLLNASPEPVDLSGWRLVDREVGSARVSSAAPLAPGASLAVTLADGSRVGNHGGEITLLDPAGLKVHGVSYTAEQAAREGWSVVF